From Spirosoma aerolatum, one genomic window encodes:
- a CDS encoding LytTR family DNA-binding domain-containing protein: MQLLDSDILPTQTLTNHFLQSPLISRANQIRLPGLDRPITHNSIIRLMGFGNYTWVYLTEPSKPVLITQTLKWFEHQLSDFIRVHKSEMINPLFVQTLNNPNNATLEVCLTNGYTARISRRRIHMVTKKLARANQSVNP, encoded by the coding sequence ATGCAGTTGCTTGATTCAGATATTCTACCCACTCAAACACTAACCAACCATTTCCTGCAAAGCCCCCTCATTAGCCGGGCAAACCAGATTCGCCTGCCTGGCCTGGATAGACCGATCACTCACAATTCAATCATTCGTCTGATGGGATTTGGCAATTATACCTGGGTTTATTTAACCGAACCCTCTAAACCCGTTCTGATCACGCAGACGCTCAAATGGTTTGAACACCAGCTTAGCGATTTTATACGGGTGCATAAATCCGAGATGATCAACCCCCTGTTCGTCCAAACACTCAACAACCCCAACAATGCAACGCTTGAAGTTTGCTTAACCAATGGCTATACAGCTCGTATTTCCCGTAGACGCATTCATATGGTAACCAAAAAATTAGCCCGGGCCAATCAATCGGTAAATCCCTAA
- a CDS encoding acetamidase/formamidase family protein, with amino-acid sequence MKTTRRSFLQITRNGLAALSTSQLTAMSSPLGSEAPSSTLPIKPDHIVRSLPENMVWGYFGADVPPVAKVADGAVVEIQTVNPSGVSRTNPEEFYTKNKLPIDQHAQEVIAILKNVKPEPSGIRGHMLTGPIYIEGAQPGDSLEIRILDLTFPAPFGVNSVWPGGGGIPDEVKTRETFVYRYDMKRKTATFKEGIDIPLKPFMGVMALSPPADMGHQSSIPPNFYGGNLDIKHLTKGTTLFLPVSVPGGLFTTGDGHGAQGNGEVSGVAIETAINLTVKFIVHKGKTLKNPRAETSTHFIAVGLDKDLNKAMKNALSEACAFIRDELGFTFNEALSIASTAVDFEVSQVVDQTLGVHAMIPKSIFTKKKFTFWV; translated from the coding sequence ATGAAAACAACCCGACGTTCCTTCCTCCAAATCACCCGCAACGGATTGGCGGCTTTATCGACCAGCCAGCTAACGGCCATGTCTTCTCCATTGGGGTCAGAGGCCCCCTCCAGCACCCTGCCGATAAAGCCCGATCACATCGTTCGGTCATTGCCCGAAAACATGGTATGGGGCTACTTTGGTGCCGATGTGCCACCTGTCGCTAAAGTGGCTGATGGGGCTGTCGTTGAAATACAGACGGTCAATCCGTCGGGTGTTAGTCGGACCAATCCCGAAGAGTTTTATACCAAAAACAAGTTGCCCATCGACCAGCATGCGCAGGAAGTGATTGCCATTCTGAAGAATGTAAAACCGGAACCATCCGGCATTCGCGGCCATATGCTGACGGGGCCGATCTACATTGAAGGCGCTCAGCCGGGCGATAGCCTCGAAATCCGCATCCTTGATCTCACGTTTCCAGCACCCTTTGGTGTCAACAGCGTCTGGCCGGGTGGTGGCGGGATTCCCGACGAGGTAAAAACCCGCGAAACGTTTGTGTATCGATACGACATGAAACGGAAAACCGCCACGTTTAAAGAAGGCATCGACATTCCACTAAAACCGTTTATGGGCGTCATGGCCTTATCGCCCCCTGCCGACATGGGACACCAGAGTTCGATACCCCCCAATTTTTACGGCGGCAATCTAGATATCAAACACCTCACGAAAGGGACAACCTTATTTCTGCCGGTATCGGTCCCCGGCGGATTGTTCACGACTGGCGATGGGCATGGCGCGCAAGGCAATGGCGAAGTGAGCGGAGTTGCCATCGAAACGGCCATCAACCTGACGGTAAAGTTTATTGTGCATAAAGGTAAAACGTTGAAAAACCCACGCGCCGAAACATCCACCCATTTCATCGCCGTCGGGCTGGATAAAGACCTAAACAAAGCCATGAAAAACGCCCTTTCGGAAGCCTGCGCCTTTATTCGCGACGAACTGGGCTTTACATTTAATGAAGCCCTGTCCATTGCCAGTACCGCCGTCGATTTTGAAGTCAGTCAAGTGGTCGATCAGACGTTGGGCGTTCATGCCATGATCCCCAAGTCGATCTTCACAAAAAAGAAATTTACCTTCTGGGTTTAA
- a CDS encoding Dabb family protein, producing the protein MSHQSRRNFVKNSVAAGLGVGLPAIAPEAGQLFVHHVLFYLKNPGSQADKAKLLEGLNKLAKCPTIKLVHIGTPAATNRDVIERKYTYSWLCFFDSPADEEAYQKHPIHDDFRNNYAHLWEKVVIYDSIGPKR; encoded by the coding sequence ATGAGCCATCAATCAAGACGAAATTTTGTCAAAAACAGCGTAGCTGCCGGACTGGGAGTCGGTTTACCGGCTATAGCGCCCGAAGCTGGGCAGCTATTTGTGCACCATGTACTGTTTTACCTCAAAAATCCTGGTAGCCAGGCCGATAAAGCAAAATTACTGGAGGGGCTGAACAAACTGGCCAAATGTCCTACCATTAAACTGGTTCACATTGGCACACCCGCAGCTACCAACCGCGATGTGATCGAACGTAAGTATACCTATTCTTGGCTTTGCTTTTTCGACAGCCCCGCCGACGAGGAAGCCTATCAGAAGCATCCCATCCACGATGATTTCCGAAACAACTATGCCCATCTCTGGGAAAAAGTTGTCATCTACGACTCAATCGGCCCTAAACGGTAG
- a CDS encoding M48 family metallopeptidase, with the protein MKRITKLIFWLLSLPLITQAQIRLDSNLVKAGMALLGSATLSDAQVADYSRQAMVQMDAQNPVAGPTDPYTVRLNRIVKRHHTISGIPLNYKVYKVKDVNAFATADGSVRVFQGLMDIMTDTELLAVMGHEIGHVANHDVRDAMKRSLQQSAIRNVASANSGVIGKVSRSQLGDVADYLVGASFSRKQETEADDYSYSFLKRNGYSVLALATSFEKLAKLSGGGQGGKVATIMSSHPDSKARAQRVRDRARREGLVR; encoded by the coding sequence ATGAAACGAATAACAAAACTAATTTTCTGGCTGCTTAGCCTCCCGTTGATCACTCAGGCACAAATCCGACTAGATTCGAATCTGGTGAAAGCGGGTATGGCCCTATTGGGTTCGGCTACCTTGTCGGATGCACAGGTGGCGGATTATTCACGGCAAGCCATGGTTCAGATGGATGCGCAAAATCCGGTAGCAGGCCCTACCGATCCCTATACAGTACGACTGAACCGTATTGTTAAACGCCATCATACCATTAGTGGCATACCACTCAACTATAAAGTGTATAAAGTAAAGGATGTCAACGCGTTTGCTACGGCTGATGGAAGCGTTCGGGTGTTTCAGGGGCTTATGGACATCATGACCGATACAGAGTTACTGGCCGTAATGGGCCATGAAATCGGTCATGTTGCCAATCATGATGTACGCGATGCCATGAAACGATCATTACAGCAGTCGGCGATCCGGAATGTAGCGTCGGCCAATTCAGGCGTAATCGGTAAGGTATCACGCTCGCAGTTGGGCGACGTGGCCGATTATCTGGTAGGGGCTTCCTTCAGCCGAAAGCAGGAGACCGAAGCGGATGATTACAGCTATAGTTTTCTGAAACGAAACGGATATAGTGTGCTGGCACTGGCTACCTCTTTTGAGAAGCTGGCTAAACTGAGTGGCGGAGGACAAGGTGGGAAAGTAGCAACGATCATGTCGAGTCACCCCGACAGTAAGGCTCGGGCACAGCGGGTCCGCGACCGTGCCCGCCGAGAGGGGTTAGTTCGTTAA
- a CDS encoding MFS transporter → MSSPTTSATSSSPNKWIILGTVMFGTFMSTLDSSIVNIALPTIRRELAAGDSVEWIVLCYLLTTTSTLLIMGKLSDWVGRRQLYITGFCVFVLGSLLCGLAWSLWSLVAFRVVQGLGAAMIFAIGPAIIGDAFAPNERGQALGFMGSIVAAGSSAGPVIGGLLLGKFGWTSIFFVNVPIGLIAIWRAWTILPETPKVSGQRFDLVGAGLFLLGVISLLTGLDFGPEPRYGWDNPLVIFLLTTGAVLLALFLFWEMRIREPMLRLGLFRIWPFTSAILAAFCGFVASGGNLFVIPFFLQQLLGLTPERAGLVLLAGPLTLSLVAPLGGYLSSRVSTRWLSSFGLLITAGGYFAFSFLDTAWDWNDVVWRSALVSMGFGLFQSPNSSSALNAAPMNQRGVASSMIAFMRNLGFVVGIALAAAVWYSTRNRYAMAHQVTYETVAAQLLGMHYAYRVMAGLVLTGAIISFSRGRATKPSPPVTVSEA, encoded by the coding sequence GTGTCATCGCCCACTACCTCCGCCACCTCATCATCGCCCAATAAATGGATTATTCTGGGAACGGTCATGTTCGGCACGTTCATGTCGACGCTCGATAGCAGTATTGTCAACATTGCCCTACCGACAATTCGCCGGGAACTGGCGGCTGGCGACAGCGTGGAATGGATCGTGCTGTGTTACCTGCTGACGACCACCAGCACCCTGCTGATTATGGGTAAACTATCGGATTGGGTCGGCCGTCGACAGCTTTATATTACCGGCTTCTGTGTTTTTGTGTTAGGATCGTTGCTTTGCGGACTAGCCTGGAGCTTATGGTCGCTGGTAGCGTTTCGGGTCGTGCAGGGGTTAGGGGCCGCCATGATCTTCGCCATTGGACCGGCTATTATCGGTGATGCGTTTGCGCCAAATGAACGAGGACAGGCTTTGGGATTTATGGGGTCTATTGTAGCCGCAGGCTCCAGCGCCGGTCCGGTAATTGGTGGTTTATTGCTGGGAAAATTTGGCTGGACCAGTATCTTTTTTGTAAATGTTCCCATCGGCCTCATTGCCATCTGGCGAGCCTGGACCATTTTGCCCGAAACCCCCAAAGTAAGCGGACAACGTTTTGATCTGGTCGGAGCAGGGCTGTTCCTGCTGGGGGTAATTTCGTTGCTGACTGGGCTTGATTTTGGTCCTGAACCCCGCTATGGCTGGGATAACCCGCTAGTGATTTTTCTGCTCACCACCGGCGCTGTGCTACTGGCTCTGTTCCTGTTCTGGGAAATGCGGATTCGTGAGCCCATGCTACGACTGGGCTTATTTCGAATCTGGCCGTTTACCTCGGCTATATTAGCGGCTTTTTGTGGGTTTGTTGCATCAGGCGGCAACCTGTTTGTGATTCCATTCTTTTTGCAGCAATTACTTGGCCTAACTCCCGAACGGGCTGGGTTGGTGTTGCTCGCTGGGCCATTGACACTCAGTCTGGTGGCACCATTGGGGGGCTATTTGTCGAGCCGGGTCAGTACGCGATGGCTGTCCAGTTTCGGGTTGTTGATCACCGCTGGTGGCTATTTTGCCTTTTCGTTTCTGGATACCGCTTGGGACTGGAACGATGTGGTCTGGCGGAGTGCGCTGGTTAGCATGGGATTTGGTCTATTCCAGTCGCCTAATAGCAGCAGTGCTCTCAACGCTGCTCCGATGAATCAGCGGGGAGTTGCCAGCAGTATGATTGCCTTTATGCGGAATCTGGGGTTTGTGGTTGGCATTGCATTGGCGGCTGCGGTCTGGTACAGTACACGCAACCGATATGCGATGGCGCATCAGGTAACCTACGAAACCGTTGCTGCGCAGTTACTAGGTATGCATTATGCATATCGGGTTATGGCGGGGCTGGTATTAACAGGGGCCATTATTTCATTCAGCCGGGGGCGAGCTACAAAGCCATCACCGCCTGTTACTGTTTCAGAAGCGTGA
- a CDS encoding VIT1/CCC1 transporter family protein, whose protein sequence is MADLYLHHQEEHLQSSDFISDIVIGMSDGLTVPFALAAGLSGAVADSSLVVTAGIAEIVAGSIAMGLGGYLAGRTEADHYTSERRREALEVETVPEREKAEVREIFADMGLSPALQTVIADELAKDKTKWIDFMMKYELGLDEPDPNRATKSALTIGSAYVAGGLIPLTPYFFINPPTLALIYSCLSTLICLFIFGYFKSSVTGQPPIAGAFRVTLIGALAAAAAFGVARFFS, encoded by the coding sequence ATGGCCGACTTATATCTGCATCATCAGGAAGAGCACCTGCAAAGCTCCGACTTCATTTCCGACATCGTAATTGGCATGTCGGATGGTCTTACGGTCCCCTTCGCGCTGGCGGCTGGTCTGAGCGGGGCCGTCGCCGATTCATCGCTGGTCGTTACGGCAGGTATAGCCGAAATTGTAGCGGGTTCCATTGCAATGGGGCTGGGGGGCTATCTGGCGGGTCGTACCGAAGCCGATCACTATACATCCGAACGTCGTCGCGAAGCCCTGGAAGTAGAAACCGTTCCCGAACGCGAGAAAGCAGAAGTACGTGAAATATTTGCCGATATGGGACTTAGTCCAGCTTTACAAACCGTTATTGCCGACGAACTGGCGAAGGACAAAACCAAGTGGATCGACTTCATGATGAAGTACGAACTTGGCCTCGACGAACCCGATCCAAACCGAGCGACTAAAAGTGCACTGACCATTGGCTCGGCTTATGTAGCTGGTGGCCTGATTCCGCTCACACCCTATTTTTTCATTAATCCTCCTACACTGGCCCTCATCTATTCCTGCTTGTCAACCCTGATCTGCCTGTTTATTTTCGGGTATTTCAAGAGCAGCGTAACCGGGCAACCACCCATCGCCGGAGCGTTCAGAGTAACGCTGATTGGTGCACTGGCTGCAGCCGCAGCCTTTGGTGTTGCCCGTTTTTTTAGTTGA
- a CDS encoding CusA/CzcA family heavy metal efflux RND transporter, with protein sequence MLNAIIHFSIHNKLIIGLFTLALIIWGGWSATQLPIDAVPDITNNQVQIITSSPSLAAEDIERLVTFPVEVGLSNIPDLIEIRSFSRFGLSIVTVVFTDATDIYWARQQIAERLIAVNTQIPPGVGTPTLAPVTTGLGEIFQYTVVPKKGYENRYTLSDLRTIQDWIIRRGLLGTPGVADVSGFGGLLKQYEIAVDPDRLRSYGITINDLFTTLQQNNQNTGGAYIDQKPNAYFIRANGLIGSTDDIGNIMVKLNAQGLPIRIRDVAQVGTGSAVRYGAVTRNGQGETVGAVVMMIKGGNSSEVIKQVKAKITEIQKTLPEGVQIIPFLDRTKMVNSAISTVERNLLEGAIIVIIVLVLLLGNWRAGVVVASVIPLALLFAISMMNLFGVSGNLMSLGAIDFGLIVDGAVIIVEATLHHIIMRNKDQVLTQEQMDDEVFGSASRIRSSAAFGEIIILIVYLPILALSGIEGKMFRPMALTVAFAILGAFILSLTYVPMISALLLNKNVVHKESFSDKLMKRLHRFYEPVLLWALRHRIPVLGTAIAMLVVTGFLFTRMGGEFIPQLDEGDFAVDTRTLTGSSLSETVDATLKAERILLKQFPEVEQVVAKIGSGEIPTDPMAIEAADQMIILKPKDQWTSATTRDELANKMAEALSVIPGVTFGFQQPVQMRFNELMTGARQDVALKIYGDDLQQLERLAGQVGRIIRTISGAKDLYVEQVAGLAQIQIQLDRSKLARFGLNVTDVNRTINTAFAGQSAGQVFEGEKRFDLVVRLAADKRQHIEDVQNLYVATPPGPNGMTQQIPLSQLAQVSMQQAPNQIQRDNTHRRITLGFNVRGRDVESIVTELQQKVSRQIKLPPGYSVTYGGQFENLVDAKRRLGIAVPVALALIFALLFFTFHSIRQSLLIFMAIPLAAIGGIFALLIRDMPFSISAGVGFIALFGVSVLNGIVLIAEFNRLRHDEGLTDLVEIIRRGTEVRLRPVIMTALVASFGFIPMALSNSAGAEVQKPLATVVIGGLLTATLLTLLIIPILYSILEKKSIEREMKAVQKGPTTIPATVILGFMLMGGLYIPQTSNAQAPQLVSLEQAIQLATTRNAQVQLAELSVNQQQALRRTAYDPGRLSAVLMLGQYNSRRFDNNLTLTQTIPNPTLMQRLAKLNDQTVSGRQATAQVTRNDVVYQVKQTYYDLLYLAQRNRLFQQQDTLLTAFVKAATVRLRVGETNTLEKATAESQLADQRVRLAQNQAAQIDAQSRLQTLLLRQEPATLPDQPLPKLTLTLPTDSSLLAQNPLIRQLQQQIQIAEQSRLVEQARLKPDFLVSFFSQTLTGNQLINGQELYFGPGYRFQGGQVGVMFPLVGGAGRARVEAARVGEQLAQKELQAQQTALQQQVAKAVAQYNQYRDALTYYEQTGLAQAQVIQSQAQRAFSGGDIGYVEYSLALQQALTIRLNYLDLLYQYDQSVLYLGYLAGTP encoded by the coding sequence ATGCTGAATGCGATTATTCATTTCTCAATTCATAATAAATTAATTATTGGCCTGTTTACCCTGGCCCTGATCATTTGGGGAGGCTGGTCGGCCACTCAACTTCCGATCGATGCCGTACCCGATATTACGAACAACCAGGTGCAGATTATCACCAGCAGCCCATCGCTGGCGGCTGAAGACATTGAACGACTGGTTACCTTTCCGGTCGAAGTGGGGTTGTCGAACATTCCGGACCTAATCGAAATCCGGTCGTTTTCCCGTTTCGGCCTGTCGATTGTTACCGTTGTTTTTACAGATGCTACGGATATATACTGGGCTCGCCAGCAGATTGCCGAACGGCTGATTGCTGTCAACACCCAAATTCCGCCGGGAGTAGGTACACCCACCCTGGCCCCTGTTACAACAGGGCTGGGCGAAATTTTCCAGTATACCGTTGTTCCGAAAAAAGGCTATGAAAACCGCTACACCCTCAGCGATCTGCGTACCATTCAGGACTGGATTATCCGCCGTGGACTGCTCGGAACACCCGGTGTTGCTGATGTCAGTGGCTTCGGTGGACTGTTAAAGCAGTACGAAATCGCCGTAGATCCAGACCGGCTTCGCAGTTACGGCATCACCATCAATGACCTGTTTACGACCCTTCAGCAGAATAATCAAAACACGGGTGGCGCTTATATCGACCAGAAGCCCAACGCGTATTTCATCCGCGCCAACGGGCTAATCGGATCGACCGACGACATCGGTAACATCATGGTCAAACTGAATGCACAGGGTTTACCCATTCGTATACGCGATGTGGCTCAGGTCGGCACGGGTTCGGCTGTGCGCTACGGAGCTGTTACGCGGAATGGTCAGGGCGAAACGGTTGGGGCTGTCGTCATGATGATCAAAGGGGGCAATTCGTCCGAAGTGATTAAGCAAGTAAAAGCCAAGATCACCGAAATTCAGAAAACCCTGCCGGAAGGAGTACAGATTATCCCGTTCCTCGACCGAACCAAGATGGTTAACAGCGCCATCAGTACCGTCGAACGAAACTTACTGGAAGGAGCGATCATCGTCATTATTGTACTGGTGCTGCTACTGGGTAACTGGCGGGCGGGTGTCGTAGTAGCTTCCGTTATTCCGCTGGCCCTACTGTTTGCTATTTCGATGATGAATCTGTTTGGCGTATCGGGTAACCTGATGAGCCTGGGCGCTATCGATTTCGGGCTGATTGTAGACGGCGCCGTCATCATCGTAGAAGCTACCCTGCATCATATCATTATGCGGAATAAAGATCAGGTGCTTACCCAGGAACAGATGGATGATGAAGTATTTGGCTCAGCCAGTCGGATTCGGTCGTCGGCTGCCTTTGGCGAAATCATCATTCTGATCGTATACCTGCCTATTCTGGCCCTTTCCGGCATCGAAGGCAAGATGTTCCGACCCATGGCCTTAACGGTTGCCTTTGCCATTCTGGGTGCATTTATCCTCTCGCTAACCTATGTACCAATGATCTCGGCCTTACTGCTGAACAAAAACGTGGTTCATAAAGAATCGTTTTCCGATAAGTTGATGAAACGGCTGCATCGATTCTATGAGCCTGTCCTGCTCTGGGCCCTTCGGCATCGAATCCCTGTTTTAGGAACAGCCATCGCCATGCTGGTAGTGACCGGGTTTCTGTTTACACGCATGGGTGGTGAATTCATTCCGCAGCTTGACGAAGGCGATTTCGCGGTCGATACACGCACACTCACCGGTAGCTCACTGTCCGAAACGGTCGATGCCACCCTGAAAGCCGAGCGGATTTTGTTAAAGCAGTTTCCCGAAGTCGAACAGGTCGTCGCCAAAATTGGATCAGGCGAAATACCTACCGACCCAATGGCCATCGAAGCCGCCGATCAGATGATTATTCTGAAGCCCAAAGACCAATGGACTTCGGCTACTACCCGCGACGAACTGGCGAATAAAATGGCCGAAGCCCTCTCGGTGATTCCCGGTGTTACGTTCGGTTTCCAACAACCCGTTCAAATGCGCTTCAATGAGCTGATGACCGGAGCGCGGCAGGATGTAGCACTGAAAATTTATGGCGATGATCTACAGCAACTCGAACGACTCGCTGGTCAGGTAGGGCGCATTATCCGTACCATCAGCGGAGCTAAAGACCTGTATGTGGAGCAAGTGGCCGGACTGGCCCAGATACAGATTCAGCTCGACCGATCAAAACTAGCCCGGTTTGGCCTCAACGTGACCGATGTGAACCGGACCATCAACACCGCTTTTGCCGGACAATCGGCGGGGCAGGTCTTTGAAGGCGAAAAACGATTCGACCTGGTGGTCAGGCTAGCAGCCGACAAACGCCAGCACATTGAGGATGTTCAGAATTTATATGTAGCAACGCCACCCGGCCCGAATGGCATGACGCAGCAAATCCCTCTTTCCCAACTAGCTCAGGTTAGTATGCAGCAGGCACCCAACCAGATTCAGCGCGACAACACACACCGTCGGATTACGCTGGGTTTCAACGTTCGTGGTCGCGATGTTGAAAGTATAGTGACCGAATTGCAGCAGAAAGTGAGTCGGCAGATCAAGCTTCCGCCGGGCTATTCGGTCACCTATGGTGGGCAGTTCGAGAATCTGGTGGATGCCAAGCGTCGACTCGGTATTGCGGTTCCGGTAGCCCTGGCACTCATTTTCGCGCTTCTGTTTTTTACCTTCCATTCGATTCGGCAAAGTCTGCTGATTTTCATGGCCATTCCACTGGCCGCTATTGGGGGCATTTTCGCGTTATTGATTCGGGATATGCCGTTTAGTATTTCAGCAGGTGTCGGCTTCATTGCCCTTTTCGGGGTATCGGTCTTGAACGGTATTGTGCTTATCGCGGAGTTTAACCGACTTCGCCACGATGAAGGGCTAACCGATTTAGTCGAAATTATCCGGCGCGGCACTGAAGTTCGATTACGTCCGGTTATTATGACGGCTTTAGTCGCTTCGTTTGGTTTTATCCCGATGGCGCTGTCCAATTCGGCGGGGGCCGAAGTCCAGAAGCCACTGGCCACCGTCGTGATCGGTGGCCTGTTGACCGCTACCCTACTGACGCTCCTCATTATTCCCATTCTGTATTCGATTCTGGAGAAAAAATCCATTGAACGTGAGATGAAGGCAGTCCAAAAAGGACCGACAACCATTCCGGCGACTGTCATCCTGGGCTTTATGCTAATGGGTGGGCTTTATATACCACAAACATCCAACGCGCAGGCACCCCAGCTAGTATCCCTGGAACAGGCCATCCAGTTGGCTACAACTCGCAATGCGCAGGTACAGCTTGCGGAGTTAAGCGTGAACCAACAGCAGGCGCTCCGACGAACGGCCTATGATCCGGGTCGGTTATCGGCAGTACTGATGTTGGGGCAATACAACAGCCGCCGGTTCGACAATAACCTGACACTGACGCAAACCATTCCGAACCCAACCCTGATGCAACGATTGGCCAAACTCAATGATCAGACGGTGTCGGGGAGGCAGGCAACTGCTCAGGTAACCCGCAACGACGTCGTGTATCAGGTAAAACAGACATACTACGATCTGCTCTATCTGGCACAGCGTAACCGCCTTTTTCAGCAACAGGACACCTTGCTGACAGCCTTCGTCAAGGCAGCTACCGTTCGGTTACGCGTAGGCGAAACCAACACCCTGGAAAAAGCAACGGCCGAAAGCCAACTGGCCGACCAGCGAGTTCGGCTGGCTCAGAATCAGGCAGCCCAGATCGATGCCCAATCGCGGTTACAGACGCTACTGCTCCGTCAGGAACCCGCTACTCTCCCCGATCAACCGTTGCCCAAACTGACCCTCACCTTACCGACGGATAGTTCGCTGCTGGCCCAAAACCCATTGATCCGCCAGTTGCAGCAGCAAATCCAAATTGCTGAACAGAGTCGACTGGTGGAACAGGCCCGGCTGAAACCTGACTTTCTGGTTAGTTTTTTCTCACAGACCCTGACGGGCAACCAGCTTATCAATGGGCAGGAGTTGTATTTCGGGCCAGGGTATCGGTTTCAGGGCGGGCAAGTTGGGGTGATGTTCCCGCTGGTTGGCGGAGCTGGACGGGCACGGGTCGAAGCAGCCCGTGTCGGTGAACAACTGGCGCAAAAGGAGCTCCAGGCCCAACAGACTGCACTTCAGCAACAAGTAGCGAAAGCCGTGGCCCAATACAACCAATACCGCGATGCGCTGACCTATTACGAACAAACGGGTCTGGCCCAGGCCCAGGTTATCCAGAGTCAGGCGCAACGAGCGTTCAGCGGGGGCGACATTGGCTATGTTGAGTATTCGCTGGCTCTCCAGCAGGCACTTACCATCCGGCTAAATTACCTCGATTTGCTCTATCAGTACGACCAGTCGGTGCTGTATCTGGGCTATCTGGCGGGTACGCCTTAA
- a CDS encoding efflux RND transporter periplasmic adaptor subunit: MNTQHNLFSHTISFALFLAGASLAFSCQSGSTNTNEAQETKTDSTHSETTGPVQVTLTQAQYSMAEIQLGQPESRPMQTMLKVTGMLEVPAQNEVSVSVPVGGYIRKIQLEPGMQIRKGQPLVILENPEYVQLQQDYLDTKAKLGYADVEYARQQELSRDNVAALKVFQQTKANRQSLQAQLAGLGQRLSMLHINPATLTPEQLTRTITIPSPISGFVTNVPVNNGRFVNPADVIVQLTDISHMHLQLSVFEKDLSQIHIGQAVRFALGGDTSAQVSSFPHKGSIFLIGKSIAADRTVPVLVHPEGRSGDFIPGSYAAAQVSVRAQQLATVPESAVVNFGGKSYVYALEQRSKDSYVFRQIDVKTGIRERGYVAVTIPADLDPQKTPLAVKGAYNLLAKLNNSEEE, encoded by the coding sequence ATGAATACGCAACACAATCTTTTCTCCCATACAATTTCATTCGCCCTGTTCCTGGCTGGAGCGAGTCTGGCGTTCAGTTGCCAGTCTGGTTCAACGAACACCAATGAAGCTCAGGAAACCAAAACGGATTCGACCCATTCAGAAACGACGGGTCCGGTTCAGGTAACGCTCACGCAGGCGCAATACAGCATGGCCGAGATTCAGTTGGGCCAGCCGGAATCCAGACCCATGCAGACGATGTTGAAGGTGACCGGTATGCTGGAAGTCCCCGCTCAAAACGAAGTATCGGTATCGGTACCCGTTGGCGGATACATTCGAAAAATACAGTTGGAGCCCGGTATGCAAATTCGGAAAGGGCAACCCCTGGTGATCCTCGAAAATCCTGAATATGTACAACTTCAGCAGGATTATCTGGACACGAAAGCTAAACTAGGCTATGCCGATGTCGAATATGCCCGGCAGCAGGAACTAAGCCGTGATAACGTAGCTGCTCTGAAAGTTTTCCAGCAAACCAAAGCCAATCGCCAGAGCCTGCAAGCCCAACTGGCAGGTCTGGGGCAACGACTAAGTATGCTGCACATCAACCCGGCTACCCTCACGCCCGAGCAACTGACTCGTACCATAACGATCCCGTCGCCAATTTCGGGTTTTGTGACCAATGTACCCGTCAATAATGGTCGTTTCGTGAACCCGGCTGATGTCATTGTGCAACTGACCGACATTAGTCACATGCACCTTCAGCTAAGTGTTTTCGAAAAAGATCTGAGTCAGATTCATATCGGGCAGGCCGTCCGCTTTGCACTGGGGGGCGATACGAGTGCCCAGGTGAGTTCGTTCCCACACAAGGGGTCAATTTTTTTGATCGGAAAGTCCATTGCCGCCGACCGAACTGTTCCAGTGCTGGTACACCCAGAAGGTCGGTCAGGTGATTTTATCCCAGGTAGTTATGCAGCCGCCCAGGTATCAGTTCGGGCACAGCAACTAGCTACTGTACCCGAATCGGCGGTAGTCAATTTTGGGGGTAAATCGTATGTATACGCGCTTGAGCAACGGTCGAAGGACAGTTATGTATTCCGGCAGATCGACGTAAAAACGGGTATCCGTGAACGGGGTTACGTAGCCGTGACAATCCCTGCCGACCTTGACCCACAAAAAACACCTTTAGCTGTAAAAGGGGCCTATAACCTACTGGCAAAACTTAACAATAGCGAAGAAGAATAA